A genomic stretch from Megalobrama amblycephala isolate DHTTF-2021 linkage group LG22, ASM1881202v1, whole genome shotgun sequence includes:
- the chmp4c gene encoding charged multivesicular body protein 4c, with product MSKISKMFKVSSSSSSSSRPTSSSGSSSRSKHRSRSGPSPQDAINRLRETEAMLTKKQEYLESRIEQELTIAKKNGTKNKRAALQALKRKKRFEQQLTQIDGTLSTIEFQREALENATTNTEVLKNMGYAAKAIKEVHQNIDLDKIDSLMQDITEQQEVAQEISDAISKPFGDQFDEDELLAELAELEQEELEESMKNMDRLPSAPTTKLPSTRPSHRATSKKRVEDDHDMKRLAAWAS from the exons ATGAGTAAAATTTCAAAGATGTTTAAAGTGAGCTCATCAAGCTCATCCAGCTCAAGGCCCACCTCTAGTTCTGGATCCAGTTCTAGATCTAAGCACCGGTCCCGGTCTGGTCCATCGCCACAGGACGCCATCAACAGACTGAGAGAGACCGAGGCCATGCTAACTAAAAAACAGGAATACCTGGAGAGCAGAATCGAACAAGAGCTCACCATTGCCAAGAAGAATGGAACCAAAAACAAGAGAG CTGCACTTCAGGCTCTTAAGAGGAAGAAACGTTTTGAGCAGCAGCTGACACAGATCGACGGGACCCTGTCCACTATTGAGTTCCAGCGAGAGGCCCTTGAGAATGCCACCACAAACACAGAGGTTCTGAAGAACATGGGTTACGCAGCTAAAGCCATCAAAGAGGTTCACCAGAACAT AGATCTGGATAAGATTGACTCCCTCATGCAGGACATTACAGAACAACAAGAAGTAGCTCAGGAGATCAGTGATGCCATCTCTAAACCTTTTGGTGATCAGTTTGATGAG GATGAATTGTTGGCAGAGCTGGCAGAGTTGGAACAGGAAGAACTAGAAGAAAGTATGAAGAATATGGACAGATTACCAAGTGCACCAACCACCAAACTGCCCAGCACAAGACCAAGCCACCGTGCAA CCTCCAAGAAGAGAGTGGAGGATGATCATGACATGAAGAGGTTGGCTGCCTGGGCTTCATAA
- the LOC125258001 gene encoding GTPase IMAP family member 4, with translation MTSNRPSNSTADDQLDPEEEKRLAAAAREANRLPELRLILLGWRWPGKSLTGNTILGREEFRLERAAEFSVKRETEVDRRKVTVVDTPGWFSAQTTPADYQQEMVRSVSMCTPGPHAFLLVIPVGMFTETDRARIEENLALFGEDVWKHTLVVFTWAEVLKDKSIERHIRRQGRDLQWVVDKCKKRYHVINNYIFGEHPQLPRLMEKVEKIVAEEGGYFILKADETKTHSQTQSLNTNSLKENRELGARPKQNGSCNSLRAMDVDPPQSLVEGAGD, from the exons ATGACCTCAAACAGACCATCAAATTCAACTG CTGATGACCAACTCGACCCTGAGGAAGAGAAACGGTTGGCGGCAGCCGCCCGTGAAGCTAACCGTCTCCCCGAGCTCCGTCTGATCCTGCTGGGCTGGAGATGGCCAGGGAAAAGCCTGACCGGCAACACCATCCTTGGGCGTGAAGAGTTTCGTCTGGAGCGTGCCGCCGAATTCAGTGTGAAGCGTGAAACCGAGGTGGATCGGCGCAAAGTAACAGTAGTAGACACTCCTGGATGGTTTTCAGCCCAGACCACACCAGCAGACTACCAGCAGGAGATGGTCCGAAGTGTAAGTATGTGCACACCTGGACCCCACGCATTTCTGCTGGTCATACCAGTGGGCATGTTCACCGAAACGGACCGGGCTCGTATAGAGGAGAACTTGGCGCTGTTTGGGGAGGACGTGTGGAAGCACACCTTGGTGGTGTTCACCTGGGCAGAGGTTTTGAAGGACAAGTCTATAGAAAGGCATATACGAAGGCAAGGTCGTGACCTTCAGTGGGTGGTGGACAAGTGTAAGAAGAGGTACCATGTCATCAATAACTATATTTTTGGCGAGCACCCGCAGCTGCCTCGGCTGATGGAGAAGGTTGAGAAGATTGTAGCTGAAGAAGGTGGTTACTTCATCCTTAAGgcagatgaaactaaaacacacagtcaaacacagAGTCTGAACACCAATTCACTGAAAGAGAACAGGGAGCTTGGCGCTAGACCCAAACAGAACGGCTCCTGCAACTCGCTGCGGGCCATGGACGTGGACCCTCCACAGA